From Triticum aestivum cultivar Chinese Spring chromosome 4A, IWGSC CS RefSeq v2.1, whole genome shotgun sequence, a single genomic window includes:
- the LOC123086422 gene encoding uncharacterized protein: MEPSHPARSSACCHQSPPATHPAWLGFRASDLVSVAMSSSFPPMCGEERAVDNLAAARDEAATSFLLLRLQWRCTNGSLKQIRRPRTSLAVRPSSEGNGSVAICVLFSIL; encoded by the exons ATGGAGCCTTCCCATCCAGCTAGATCGAGTGCTTGCTGCCACCAAAGCCCACCCGCGACCCATCCcgcatggctagggtttcgggcgtcgGATCTGGTGTCAGTGGCCATGTCGTCCTCGTTTCCTCCG ATGTGCGGGGAGGAACGGGCAGTGGACAACCTTGCTGCGGCTCGGGATGAAGCAGCCAcgagcttcctcctcctccggcttcaG TGGAGGTGTACCAACGGTAGTTTGAAGCAGATTAGGCGGCCGCGGACATCTTTGGCGGTGAGGCCGTCCAGTGAAGGAAATGGCAGTGTGGCGATTTGTGTTCTATTCTCCATCCTTTAA